From the genome of Candidatus Paceibacterota bacterium, one region includes:
- a CDS encoding MBL fold metallo-hydrolase: protein MNTGSSTNGRSGRAQTTRVTFWGVRGSIPTPGPSTVHYGGNTSCVEVRADGQIIILDAGTGMRLLGRHLAAEFDTQPLELTLLLTHTHWDHIQGLPFFQPVYKPQNHLRILGYEGARHGLDVVLAGQMSSPFFPIGLREVPANVRIEELQRRCFRIGSVRVQAAPANHPGNCFGYRLFTSRGSIAFFPDNESQPGGITAGRSKHRNLVEFLRGTDLLIMDTQYDAREYQLHTGWGHGCLDDVVSLALLAEVKMLCLFHHDPNHDDAKIARMLAHARKLVATRKGKLRIEAAREGVTVDLPVAMRA, encoded by the coding sequence ATGAACACAGGCTCAAGCACCAACGGCAGGTCGGGGCGCGCCCAAACCACGCGAGTAACGTTCTGGGGCGTTCGCGGGTCCATTCCCACCCCGGGGCCATCCACGGTCCATTACGGCGGCAATACTTCTTGCGTCGAGGTCCGCGCGGATGGGCAAATCATCATTCTCGACGCCGGCACCGGAATGCGCCTGCTTGGCCGCCACCTGGCCGCCGAATTCGACACGCAACCGCTCGAACTAACCTTGCTGCTGACCCACACGCATTGGGACCACATCCAGGGCCTGCCGTTCTTTCAGCCCGTGTACAAGCCGCAGAATCACTTGCGCATCCTGGGTTACGAAGGAGCGCGGCACGGTTTGGATGTCGTGCTGGCGGGCCAGATGTCCAGCCCGTTCTTCCCGATTGGCCTGCGCGAGGTGCCGGCCAACGTCCGCATTGAGGAACTCCAAAGGCGCTGCTTCCGTATCGGATCGGTCCGCGTCCAGGCCGCGCCGGCCAATCATCCCGGCAATTGTTTTGGCTACCGGCTGTTTACTTCCAGGGGGTCTATTGCCTTCTTCCCCGACAATGAATCGCAGCCGGGGGGCATCACCGCTGGGCGGAGCAAGCACCGCAATTTGGTTGAGTTCCTGCGCGGCACCGATCTCCTGATCATGGACACGCAGTACGATGCCAGGGAATACCAACTGCACACCGGTTGGGGCCACGGCTGCCTCGATGACGTCGTGTCGCTCGCGCTCCTGGCGGAGGTGAAAATGCTCTGCCTCTTTCATCACGACCCCAACCACGACGACGCCAAGATCGCCCGGATGCTGGCCCACGCCCGGAAGCTTGTTGCCACCCGGAAAGGCAAGCTGAGAATCGAGGCGGCCCGCGAAGGAGTGACGGTGGACTTGCCGGTCGCGATGCGGGCGTAA
- a CDS encoding PEP-CTERM sorting domain-containing protein encodes MKKNVCLTAAAILMSLCLSAQAVDYAGNGNSGWGGAVGLGTLSLTHTPTDLSFTLTKGAGSLDNALVIYIDSVAGGFTDTSTLSDDGDGARSAISGYTSTGNSGGPGRSTMTFLSGFEPEYAVAIEGGYASLFGLASGGQWSLNWIAGANQSGSGSSTFSLSFPLANIGVGVGDSFDLFGTYSSPTGYRSQEAIAGNDFGTDGWNPFTQTAFVTYMIPEPGTFSLLGLGLAGWLCLRRRS; translated from the coding sequence ATGAAAAAGAATGTTTGCCTTACTGCAGCGGCCATTTTGATGTCCCTCTGTCTTTCAGCGCAAGCCGTGGATTATGCCGGAAACGGCAATAGCGGCTGGGGCGGCGCCGTGGGCCTGGGCACCCTGAGTTTGACCCACACCCCGACCGATCTGAGCTTCACCCTGACCAAGGGTGCCGGCAGTCTGGACAATGCGCTGGTGATCTACATTGATTCGGTAGCGGGTGGCTTTACGGATACCTCGACGCTGTCCGATGACGGTGACGGCGCCCGGAGCGCCATCTCGGGTTATACTTCCACCGGCAATTCCGGCGGCCCGGGGCGTAGCACGATGACTTTCCTCTCGGGTTTTGAGCCCGAATACGCCGTGGCTATTGAAGGCGGGTATGCCAGCCTGTTTGGGCTCGCAAGTGGTGGTCAATGGAGCCTGAACTGGATCGCTGGAGCCAACCAGTCCGGCAGCGGCAGTTCTACCTTTAGCCTCTCTTTCCCGCTCGCCAACATTGGGGTGGGCGTTGGCGATAGTTTTGACTTGTTCGGAACCTACAGTTCGCCCACCGGCTATCGTTCTCAAGAGGCAATCGCGGGCAACGACTTTGGCACCGACGGCTGGAATCCGTTTACGCAGACGGCCTTCGTCACTTACATGATTCCGGAGCCTGGCACGTTTTCCCTCTTGGGCCTCGGTTTGGCTGGCTGGCTCTGTCTCCGTCGCCGCTCCTGA
- a CDS encoding alpha-amylase family glycosyl hydrolase, which produces MKSHSHLAILVCLAMCLTTGHQCFGVLANAWHIPDNTSDLGFNMRSPEFEIGTDTTVTVYQGVQKYNNPGYGTANQTGGTLYYKGATQGSWSNTALTWHLNGGPSPNNQYWKASFNSASVGTNEVIQYYLYLNFDSGAENTYLYGGDGGSSTTTSQATAATSPFAIRNRPAWLFHAGNRVVSPGDDDTHYNVAFWIKLGYIGKDSSLASRWADHAAVYFTTDGATPTGSLGVAGGTSQAVSLALDHVEDDTSPAGNAMWWQGTVSNLPAFITIKYKIGAWHSTNNEEKFADYNAGSPNTVFDFSIGAAGDPVLTVNGLNANYTTTHVFVDETAADSVPLAILFSPGVSGVTNAEVFSNLNRRDRAALDANGDGVEDGIVPPDGAAIAAGDDSQYYKAYTMSPGGQPGQYTLTLNAQKTGAYRLTARYQITGDTNWFWYSDGGRRDHALVVAPRKARNITLYELNVLNIGSQGMQDYQRSTFTDLHGGPGSRPYDPVTNRFNLAYARNLGVNWLWFQPIHPIGDAGRHTDPATGQPYSIGSPYAVKNFFQVNPLMSKANTRDAAMTEFTNFVAAADAAGLNVMLDAAFNHTAWDCELDGSGVYYFASGAQAADQIRNWEARFYSRADRYDMRASGVGNVAVAPDRCDFGKWSDVADVFFGRYAALTPSAAESGAHLNEADWFDYSIGDEDQYGDQNGHFDSVTRNVWRYFSDYVLYWLDKTGCPYGTPAAQTSRGIDGLRADFGQGLPPQAWEYIINKARSRKWDFVFMSESLDGGNVTYRSNRHFDILNENIVFPLKSAATASDYRNIFADRRRSYGQGLVLLNTTSHDEENYDDPFQALIRYAACSSVDGAPMIFYGQELGITRTTGFDLYEINFSKLIPQFKKYNSLQPIFNNRGYGVDFLWPVYAAINQARGFSPALRSSNRFFLNQVGSGKPQTNIFSVAKYEQPNGSPNCFDVIFAFANLDRNNSQQGNFNVDITQDSANLFGIKPARTYNVRNIAAYTAYDSNRRNYWLWPGAGLAGSNLLANGIYVSLNPVPGADSGWTNAPFEPQYLKLYDVTPPATPSAPSTPKAYSIGPSATFTWAPLADPEGGVSAYHLIVGTSPGASNVFDGIVTATAQTITNILGTTNYAMVSAFNNAGIEGPFSPSSAGVVLLDPNGDFDQDGITNAAEDLAGTNPLESNTPLRILSLAYGNLLTWSSVSGKTYRVWSTADLNSSFVPISGIVTAASATASCPVGPATNASMFYRVSVLP; this is translated from the coding sequence TCTCATCTGGCCATCCTCGTCTGCTTGGCCATGTGCCTGACCACTGGTCACCAGTGCTTCGGGGTGCTGGCCAACGCCTGGCACATCCCGGACAACACCAGCGATCTTGGCTTCAACATGCGCAGCCCTGAGTTTGAGATCGGAACTGACACCACCGTCACCGTTTATCAGGGAGTCCAGAAGTACAACAACCCCGGCTATGGCACCGCCAACCAGACCGGCGGCACGCTCTACTACAAGGGCGCGACGCAAGGTTCCTGGAGCAACACCGCCCTCACTTGGCACCTCAACGGCGGCCCCAGCCCCAACAACCAATACTGGAAGGCGTCGTTCAACAGTGCCAGCGTCGGCACCAACGAGGTCATCCAGTATTACCTGTACCTGAACTTCGACTCCGGGGCAGAGAACACTTATCTCTACGGCGGCGACGGCGGCAGCAGCACGACCACCAGTCAGGCTACCGCCGCCACGTCTCCCTTCGCCATCCGCAACCGCCCGGCTTGGCTCTTCCACGCCGGCAACCGCGTCGTCAGCCCCGGCGACGACGACACTCACTACAACGTGGCTTTCTGGATCAAGCTCGGCTACATTGGCAAGGACTCCAGCCTCGCCTCCCGCTGGGCTGATCATGCCGCTGTCTATTTCACCACTGACGGAGCCACCCCAACCGGCTCGCTCGGGGTCGCCGGCGGCACTTCTCAAGCGGTATCCCTGGCGCTCGACCACGTTGAGGACGACACCAGCCCCGCAGGCAACGCCATGTGGTGGCAAGGTACAGTGAGCAACCTGCCCGCCTTCATCACCATCAAATACAAGATCGGCGCCTGGCACAGCACCAACAACGAGGAGAAGTTCGCCGATTACAACGCGGGCTCGCCCAACACCGTCTTCGACTTTTCCATCGGCGCCGCCGGTGACCCCGTCCTCACCGTCAACGGTCTTAACGCCAATTACACCACCACTCACGTCTTCGTGGATGAAACGGCAGCCGACTCCGTCCCCCTGGCCATTCTCTTTTCACCCGGAGTCTCGGGCGTCACCAACGCCGAGGTTTTCTCCAACCTCAATCGCCGCGACCGCGCCGCGCTCGATGCCAACGGCGACGGCGTCGAAGACGGCATCGTGCCGCCCGACGGTGCCGCTATTGCCGCCGGCGACGACAGCCAATATTACAAGGCCTACACCATGAGCCCGGGTGGCCAACCCGGCCAATACACCCTCACGCTCAATGCGCAAAAGACCGGCGCCTATCGCCTGACTGCGCGCTACCAGATAACCGGCGACACTAACTGGTTCTGGTATTCCGACGGCGGCCGCCGCGATCACGCCCTTGTTGTCGCTCCCCGCAAGGCCCGCAATATCACTCTCTACGAGCTGAACGTCCTCAACATCGGCTCCCAGGGCATGCAGGATTATCAGCGCAGCACATTCACCGACCTCCACGGCGGGCCCGGTTCCCGCCCCTATGATCCCGTTACCAACCGCTTCAACCTGGCCTATGCCCGGAATCTCGGCGTGAACTGGCTCTGGTTCCAGCCCATTCATCCCATCGGCGATGCCGGTCGCCATACTGATCCCGCCACCGGCCAGCCCTATTCCATCGGCAGTCCATACGCCGTGAAGAACTTCTTCCAGGTCAACCCCCTAATGAGCAAGGCGAACACCCGCGACGCCGCCATGACCGAGTTCACCAACTTTGTCGCCGCCGCCGACGCCGCCGGCCTCAACGTTATGCTCGACGCCGCTTTCAACCACACCGCCTGGGATTGCGAACTGGACGGCAGCGGCGTTTACTACTTCGCCAGCGGCGCGCAGGCTGCTGATCAGATCCGCAACTGGGAAGCCCGCTTCTATTCCCGAGCCGACCGCTACGATATGCGGGCCTCGGGGGTCGGCAACGTCGCCGTCGCCCCGGATCGCTGTGACTTCGGCAAGTGGAGCGATGTCGCCGACGTGTTCTTCGGCCGCTACGCGGCCCTCACGCCCAGCGCTGCGGAATCCGGCGCCCACCTCAACGAGGCCGATTGGTTCGACTACAGCATCGGCGACGAGGACCAATACGGCGACCAGAACGGTCACTTCGACTCGGTGACCCGCAATGTGTGGCGTTACTTCTCCGACTATGTCCTCTACTGGCTGGACAAGACCGGCTGCCCCTACGGCACCCCCGCCGCCCAAACATCCAGAGGCATTGACGGCCTCCGCGCCGACTTCGGCCAGGGCCTGCCGCCCCAGGCCTGGGAATACATCATCAACAAGGCCCGCAGCCGCAAATGGGACTTTGTCTTCATGAGCGAATCCCTCGATGGCGGCAATGTCACCTACCGCTCCAACCGGCACTTCGACATCCTCAACGAGAACATCGTTTTCCCGCTCAAGTCGGCGGCCACGGCCAGCGACTACCGCAACATCTTCGCAGACCGCCGCCGCTCTTACGGCCAGGGCCTCGTCCTGCTCAACACCACCTCCCACGACGAGGAGAACTACGATGACCCCTTCCAGGCCCTCATCCGCTATGCCGCCTGCAGCTCCGTGGACGGCGCCCCGATGATCTTCTACGGGCAGGAGCTTGGCATCACCCGCACCACCGGGTTCGACCTCTATGAGATCAATTTCAGCAAGCTCATCCCCCAGTTCAAGAAATACAACTCTCTCCAGCCCATCTTCAACAACCGCGGCTATGGTGTGGACTTCCTCTGGCCCGTCTATGCCGCCATCAACCAGGCCCGCGGCTTCAGCCCTGCGCTCCGCTCGTCCAATCGCTTCTTCCTCAACCAAGTTGGCAGCGGCAAACCGCAGACAAACATCTTCTCCGTTGCCAAGTATGAGCAGCCGAATGGCTCGCCCAACTGCTTCGACGTGATCTTCGCCTTCGCCAACCTTGATCGCAATAACTCCCAGCAGGGCAATTTTAACGTGGACATTACTCAGGACAGCGCCAACCTCTTCGGCATCAAGCCGGCCCGCACCTACAACGTCCGCAACATCGCCGCCTACACCGCCTACGACTCCAATCGCCGCAACTACTGGCTCTGGCCTGGTGCTGGCCTGGCTGGCTCCAACCTCCTCGCCAACGGCATCTACGTCTCGCTCAACCCCGTGCCCGGCGCCGACAGTGGTTGGACCAACGCGCCTTTCGAGCCCCAGTACTTGAAGCTCTACGACGTCACTCCACCCGCCACCCCTTCCGCTCCCTCGACTCCGAAGGCTTATTCCATTGGTCCCAGTGCAACCTTCACTTGGGCTCCGCTGGCGGATCCTGAAGGCGGCGTCTCTGCCTATCACCTCATAGTCGGCACTTCTCCCGGCGCCTCCAACGTCTTCGACGGTATCGTCACCGCTACCGCGCAGACGATCACCAACATCCTCGGCACTACCAACTACGCCATGGTCAGCGCCTTCAATAACGCCGGCATCGAAGGCCCCTTCAGCCCGTCTAGCGCCGGCGTCGTTCTACTCGATCCCAACGGCGACTTCGATCAGGACGGTATCACCAACGCCGCCGAAGACCTCGCCGGCACCAACCCGCTCGAATCCAATACCCCCCTTCGTATCCTGAGCCTGGCATACGGAAACCTCCTCACCTGGTCCAGCGTCTCCGGCAAGACCTACCGCGTCTGGTCCACCGCCGACCTCAACAGCAGCTTCGTGCCCATCAGCGGAATTGTGACCGCTGCGAGCGCCACTGCCAGTTGCCCCGTGGGACCAGCCACCAATGCCAGCATGTTCTACCGGGTCAGCGTGCTGCCCTGA